Proteins encoded within one genomic window of Panicum virgatum strain AP13 chromosome 1N, P.virgatum_v5, whole genome shotgun sequence:
- the LOC120654673 gene encoding tyrosine-sulfated glycopeptide receptor 1-like, whose amino-acid sequence MLVSIGRQEAMKTLHFSCKKHSDRPRPPSIGLALVLLVSLASCASSCTELERTSLLQFLTGLSQDADLTKFWQGTDCCKWEGIACNQNGTVTTVSLPYKGLEGSISQSLGNLTGLQHLNLSYNSLSGGLPLGLVSSSSIVVLDVSFNQLRGDLHELPSSTHGHSLQVLNISSNLFTGQFTSTTWKGMQNLIALNASNNSFTGQIPSHFCNTSPSFSVLELCYNKLSGGIPPGLGNCSKLRVFKAGHNNLSGTLPEQLFNATSLECLSFSSNGIQGILDGTHIVKLSNLVILDLGENKFSGNIPDSIGQLKRLQELRLDYNNMSGELPSTLSNCTNLITIDLKNNSFSGELSKFNFSTLHNLKTLDLLYNNFTGTVPESIYSCINLTALRLSGNNLHGQLSPRIGNLKSLTFLSLGQNNLKNITSTLKILKGCRNLTTLLIGQNFMNETMPDDDSIDGFDSLQVLSISGCSLLGKIPHWLSKLTNLEMLFLYNNRLTGQIPDWIGNLTFLFYLDISNNSLTGEIPIALTEMSMLKSEKRAAHFDPRVFELPIIVDTSLQYRKANAFPKVLNLGNNHFAGVIPPEIGLLKELLSLNLSFNKLTGNIPQSICNLTNLLALDLSSNHLTGTIPSALNNLHFLSKFNVSFNDLEGPVPTTGQFGTFTNASFDGNPKLCGPTLIHHCSSAEAYFTSKKQHNKKFIFAVAFGVFFGSIVILFMLARLLLLFRGTSFRNKNMSDDSNMEVLSFNSNSENSLVMMPGSKGDETKLTFTDIVKATNNFGKENIIGCGGYGLVFKAELPDGSKLAIKKLNSEMCLMEREFTAEVEALSTAQHENLVPLWGYCIHGNSRFLIYSFMENGSLDDWLHNRDDYDATTFLDWPMRLKIAQGASCGLSYIHDVCKPHIVHRDIKSSNILLDKEFKAYVADFGLSRLILPNKTHVTTELVGTLGYIPPEYGHGWVATLRGDIYSFGVVLLELLTGLRPVPVLSTSKELVPWVLEMRSQGMQIEVLDPVLHGTGHEEQMLKVLEVACKCVDYNPSMRPPIMEVASCLERINTVLQTQNSVRTQCS is encoded by the coding sequence ATGCTAGTTTCAATAGGAAGACAGGAAGCCATGAAGACACTCCATTTCTCATGCAAGAAGCACAGCGACAGACCGCGCCCACCTTCCATTGGCCTTGCTCTTGTGCTGCTCGTCTCCTTGGCATCTTGCGCCAGTTCCTGCACAGAGCTGGAGAGGACCTCCCTCCTCCAGTTCCTCACAGGGCTCTCGCAGGATGCCGACCTCACCAAGTTTTGGCAAGGAACTGACTGCTGCAAATGGGAAGGAATCGCCTGCAACCAAAATGGGACAGTCACCACAGTCTCGTTGCCTTACAAGGGCCTTGAGGGGAGTATCTCGCAGTCCCTTGGGAACCTCACCGGCCTGCAGCACCTAAACTTGTCCTACAATTCACTGTCCGGTGGCCTGCCCCTGGGATTGGTGTCATCCAGCAGCATCGTTGTCCTCGACGTCAGCTTCAACCAGCTCCGTGGAGACCTGCATGAGCTGCCATCTTCAACCCATGGCCACTCTCTACAGGTACTTAACATCTCAAGCAACTTGTTTACAGGGCAGTTTACATCCACAACATGGAAGGGGATGCAGAATTTGATTGCACTCAATGCCAGCAACAATAGCTTTACTGGGCAGATCCCAAGTCATTTCTGTAACACATCACCATCCTTTAGTGTGCTTGAACTCTGTTACAACAAACTCAGTGGCGGTATCCCCCCAGGACTAGGTAATTGCTCCAAGCTCAGAGTTTTCAAGGCCGGCCACAACAACCTCAGCGGGACTCTGCCAGAACAACTCTTCAATGCAACCTCGTTGGAATGCCTCTCTTTTTCCAGCAATGGTATACAAGGAATTCTTGATGGGACACATATAGTCAAGCTCAGTAATCTAGTTATCCTCGACCTTGGAGAAAACAAATTCAGTGGCAACATCCCAGACTCCATAGGTCAGCTCAAGAGATTGCAAGAACTCCGTTTGGATTACAACAATATGTCTGGGGAGCTTCCATCTACACTGAGCAACTGCACAAATCTTATAACCATCGACCTCAAAAACAACAGCTTCAGTGGAGAGCTTTCCAAGTTCAATTTCTCCACCCTACACAATCTAAAAACTTTAGACCTTCTGTACAACAACTTCACAGGAACAGTTCCAGAAAGCATCTACTCTTGCATAAATTTGACTGCATTAAGGCTATCTGGCAACAACTTACATGGGCAACTTTCACCAAGAATTGGTAATCTGAAGTCCCTCACCTTTTTGTCACTTGGCCAGAACAATTTAAAAAACATCACAAGTACACTGAAGATCCTTAAGGGTTGCAGGAATCTTACCACTCTTCTTATTGGGCAAAACTTCATGAATGAAACCATGCCAGATGATGACAGCATCGATGGTTTTGATAGTCTTCAGGTTCTTTCCATAAGTGGATGCTCATTGTTGGGGAAAATACCTCATTGGCTATCAAAGCTCACAAATCTGGAGatgttatttttatataataATCGACTAACAGGACAAATACCTGATTGGATTGGCAACCTAACCTTCCTGTTCTATCTAGACATATCAAACAACAGTCTGACTGGGGAAATCCCGATAGCATTGACAGAGATGTCAATGCTAAAATCAGAGAAAAGGGCAGCACATTTCGATCCAAGAGTCTTTGAGCTACCAATTATTGTCGATACATCACTACAGTACCGCAAGGCCAATGCTTTTCCGAAAGTGCTCAATCTAGGAAACAATCACTTCGCTGGTGTGATCCCTCCAGAAATTGGTCTCTTGAAAGAGCTCCTTTCACTAAATTTGAGCTTCAATAAGTTAACTGGTAACATCCCCCAATCAATCTGCAACCTCACAAACTTGCTGGCGCTTGACTTATCAAGCAACCATCTAACAGGCACAATTCCGTCCGCGCTGAACAATCTGCACTTCCTCTCTAAATTCAATGTTTCTTTCAATGATCTAGAAGGGCCTGTACCAACCACAGGCCAGTTTGGTACATTCACAAATGCTAGCTTTGATGGCAACCCAAAACTCTGTGGTCCTACACTTATTCACCATTGCAGTTCAGCAGAAGCATATTTCACCTCCAAGAAACAACATAACAAGAAGTTCATTTTTGCAGTTGCATTTGGTGTATTTTTTGGGAGTATCGTAATCCTATTCATGTTAGCTCGTCTCCTCCTTTTGTTTCGTGGTACAAGTTTCAGGAACAAAAACATGAGCGATGATAGCAATATGGAAGTGTTATCATTCAACTCCAATTCAGAGAATTCATTGGTGATGATGCCAGGAAGCAAGGGAGACGAAACCAAGCTCACATTCACGGACATTGTGAAGGCAACAAATAACTTTGGCAAGGAGAACATCATCGGGTGTGGAGGCTATGGACTAGTATTCAAGGCCGAGCTACCCGATGGATCCAAGCTTGCAATTAAGAAGCTCAACAGCGAGATGTGCCTTATGGAAAGGGAGTTTACTGCAGAGGTTGAAGCACTCTCCACGGCCCAGCATGAAAATCTTGTGCCACTGTGGGGTTATTGCATCCATGGAAACTCGAGGTTCCTCATATATTCTTTCATGGAGAATGGCAGTTTGGATGATTGGCTTCACAACAGGGATGATTATGATGCTACCACATTTCTTGACTGGCCGATGAGGCTCAAGATTGCACAAGGAGCAAGCTGTGGCCTTTCTTACATCCATGATGTCTGTAAGCCACACATTGTGCATCGTGACATAAAATCCAGCAACATCCTACTTGACAAAGAATTCAAAGCTTATGTTGCAGATTTTGGGCTGTCAAGATTGATCCTTCCCAACAAAACTCATGTCACGACCGAGTTGGTTGGCACTCTTGGTTACATTCCTCCTGAGTATGGCCATGGGTGGGTGGCTACTCTGAGAGGTGATATATACAGTTTTGGGGTTGTCCTGCTTGAGCTGCTCACAGGACTGCGACCTGTTCCAGTCCTGTCAACATCAAAAGAACTTGTCCCCTGGGTGCTGGAGATGAGGTCTCAGGGAATGCAGATTGAGGTCCTGGATCCAGTACTCCACGGCACAGGGCATGAAGAGCAAATGCTTAAGGTGCTTGAGGTTGCTTGCAAATGTGTAGACTATAACCCTAGCATGAGGCCACCTATCATGGAAGTAGCATCATGCCTGGAAAGGATCAATACTGTCCTGCAGACACAAAATTCAGTCAGAACACAATGCAGTTAG